Within Sphingobium sp. KCTC 72723, the genomic segment TTGCCTTCATACGCGAAATCTGCTCCAAGTCCGCCTCCAGATAGTAAGGCGTGGCCCAGAAAACCAGCCCTGTCATCGGCCCATGGCGGTTGACAGGTGCGAGTCATTCCACTACCGGGCCACATTCCCGCGCGGGTCGGCTAAGGCATCATGTCTTTGGTGATCTGCGTAAAGCAGATTTGAACGAGAAGAGACAAGCCATGTTCGCTATCGTGCGCACAGGCGGCAAGCAGTATCGCGTCGCCGCCGGAGACAAGATCGTCGTCGAAAAGATGGCCGGTGAAGCCGGTGACAAGATCACGCTGGACGACGTCCTGCTGGCCGGTGAAGGCGGCGAACTCAAGGACGTGAGCGGCCTGACCGTCGCGGCCGAGATCATCGCGCAGGCGAAGGGCGAGAAGGTCATCGTCTTCAAGAAGCGTCGCCGCCACAATTATCGCCGCAAGAACGGCCACCGTCAGCGCCACACGATCCTGAAGATCGTGGCAATCGGCGCCTAACAGCGCCCTGCTGATCCAGATTCGAGGAGTTTAGACAATGGCACATAAGAAAGCTGGCGGTTCGTCGCGCAACGGTCGTGATTCGGAAGCCAAGCGCCTTGGCGTTAAGAAGTTCGGCGGTCAGGAAGTGATCGGCGGCAACATCATCATTCGTCAGCGCGGCACCCGCGTCTATCCCGGCCGCAACGTCGGCATGGGCAAGGACCATACGCTGTTCGCGCTCGGTGAAGGCCGCGTGGTATTCCACGCCGGCAAGCAGGGCCGCAAATATGTGTCGGTCGATGCCATGGCGCAGGCCGCAGAATAACGGACGATCAATGACGGATCGTCCCCACGCAAAGGGGCGATCCTCTCAGGTGACTTTGGCTTGGTCCGGTCATTTGTGATCGAGGGAAAAAGGGGCGCTCCTTCCACAGGAGCGCCCCTTTTCCTATTTGGGCTTCTCCTCTCAATATTTCCCTCAAGTCACTGGAACTCAAGCCCTTCTTGCGCGTCATGCGAGTGGGCCAGTTCATAAAGCCCGCCGTCGTCAAGCCGTCATCATTGGCCGCTAATGGCGCGGACAAGAGGAGAGACGAAAATGTTCGCCCGTACCCCCCGCCTGATCCTGCGTCCGGGCTGGATGGAAGATGCCCATGCGTTGGCCCATGCCATTGGCGATGTGTCGATATTGCGCAACCTGACCCGCGCGCCCTGCCCCTATGGGCTGGCCGATGCGCAGCAATTTCTGGCCCTGCCGCACGATCCGCGCCTGCCGCGCCTGCTGGCCTTCACCCGCACGCAGGGCGCACCGCGTCTGGTCGGCGGATGCGGCGTCACCCGCGCCGACGATGGCGTGCCGGAACTGGGTTACTGGATCGCGCGTCCCTATTGGGGGCTGGGATTTGCCACCGAAGCGGCCCGTGCCGTCATCGGCATGGCGCGCGCGCATGGCGTGACTGGCATCCGCGCCGCCCATTTCGCCGACAACCCCGCGTCGGGCAATGTCCTGCGCAAGCTGGGCTTTGCCTATAGCGGGCGAATCGAATGGCGGTTCAGCCCCGCGCGTCAGGCGCAGGCCGATTGCCTGCTGTTTGAGGAAGGCGAGATGATGCGCCTGTGCGCTGATCCGGCGATGGACCTCTATGGCGACGCCCTGCCCGCTATGGCGGCGTAGGATCAGTATCATCCACCATAGTCGATGAACCGGACGGAAAATCGATGCCGGTAAATTCGGGATAGGCCGCGCGCAGCAGGGCAACCTGTTGCGTGCTGTCGATTCGGACCAGATACCAAAGCCCGTCATCCTGCAACGCCAGCGTGCTGGTCTGGCTGCGCAGCGTCCCGACATCGGGAACCGCAATCATGCTGTGTGTCGGAATGAGCATATAGGCGCGTTGCCGGTCAGGTGTGGCGGCGACCCGCGCGGCCTGCATATCCATGCCGAAGGACAGGAAGCGTACATCCGCCACCGCATCGGCCATCTGCGCGCCGATCATCGCCTTCACATCCGCATCCGGCACCCCGAACCGCTGGGCGATCATGCGCAGCAGGCGGGGTGGGAGGAAGTCGATGCTGTCGGCGATACGCCCTTGGCGCATCATCGCGTCGAAATCAGCGATGCGGGCGGCGATGGCAGCGCGATCCGCCGCTCCAATCGACGGCGCGGAAACGCTAGCCAGCACGGCTATGGTCCAGCCGATCATAGCAACGCCCGGTGCCGTTCGAACAGGCGAATCGGCTTGGCCCCCAATGTCGCGTCGCGCAGCGGCACGAAGCCCAGCTTCTCCGCAACCCGGATCGACGCATCATGATCGGGTTCGATGATGCAGCGGATGGCGGGTGCGTCCAGATGCGCGTCGGCCCAGCGGAGGATCGCGGCCATCGCTTCGGTGGCGATGCCTTGGCCCCAGCCCTGTCGCCCCAGCACCCAGCCTGCCTCCGGCACAGCGTCCAGTTCGGGCAGGCCGCGCGCGGCGCTCAGCAACCCCGCCTCACCCAGCAACGCGCCGGTCGCGCGATCCTCGATCACCCACATGCCGTAGCCCAGCAGCGACCACATGCCCGCATAGCGCAGCAAGCGAAACCACACAGCCTGCGCATCCTGCGGCGATCCGCCGATATGGCGCACGACCTGTCGGTCGGCCCATAGCGCCTGACAGGCGGGATAGTCGGCGACGGCATGAGCGCGCAGAATCAGCCGGTCGGTGTGGAGTATCGGGGGAGCCGTCATGGCGGTAATAAGACCGCGCCCCGCCCCGCCGGTCAAGCCGGGGTCGGCACCATCCGCGCATCGGCATAATCGCTGTCGGCCAGCGCGATCAGCGCCCGGTCGTCCACCCGCCACGGGTGAAAGCCCGGCAGGAAGTAACCTATCCATGGCCGCGCCACGCGGCGCAATATGCCCGGCCGGACCAGCGCATAGCGCAGCAACCCGCCCCATGCCCGCACGCCGGTCACCCCGTCCTGCCGCAACAATTTCATCATTCCGCGCGCACGGTGATGCAGGAAATGCTTCGTCACGATCAGCATCATCAGCGCCTTGATGCGCCAGCGTTTCGCCCGGCTCCAGTCACGAGTCGCGTGCATCCATGTGTCATGGGCAACGCCTTTATGCTCGATTTCCTCGATCGCGTGCCAGCGCCACAGCGCGGCCGCTTCCGGCTCTGCTCCGTTCAGGTGGCGCGGATCGCGCAGCAGTTCATGGGCCAGGATCGCGGTGAAATGTTCCAGCGCCATGGTCGCGGCCAGGCTGATGATCGGCGGGCGTTGCCGGGCGAGGTCGAGCAGCCGGACCACATCGGCGTCCAGCACCGACACGTCATAGCCATTGTCGCTCACTTGCCGGTTGAAGGCCAGATGTTCGCGGCTGTGGACCACTTCCTGCTTGATGAAGGCCGCGATTTCCCGCCCCAGCCGTTCCGGCACGTCGTCGCGAAAGGCGCGGACGCTGTCGATGAAATAGGCTTCGCCGCGCGGGAAGGTGATCGACAGGGCGTTGAAGAAAGCCGTGGCGATCGGATCGCCGTTCAGCCAATGTCGGGCCGATCCTTGCCCGCGCCCGAAACGGCGGTCGCGCGGGGTGATGGTCAGGTCGGTCGGGGTCATGGGGACATCTCCTCATTACTTACATTGATGTAAATAAGAGTTACTCACACCCATGTCAATAAAGCGGTCCCGCCTCAGCCCCGATGAAAGCCGCCATGCCGCCGTGGAAGCCGCGCGCATCCTGTTGATAGAGGCCGGACCGCAGGCCGTGACATTGAAAGCCGTGGCCGGGCGAATCGGGCGGACGCACGCCAATCTGCTCCACCATTTCGGGTCGGCGGCGGGCCTGCAAAAGGCGCTGGCCGCGCATCTGGGTGATACGATTACCGCGACGATCGGCGAAGCGGTGGACGCAGCGCGCCGGGGCGAAGTCGCGCCGCGCCTGATCGTCGACATGACGTTCGACGCTTTCGACGCCGGTGGTGCGGGGGCGCTGGCCAGCTGGATGCTGGCATCGGGCAATGAAGATGCGCTCGACCCGGTGGTAGAAGCGATCCACCGGCTGGTCGATAAGCTGGTCGCCACGGCGCTGACCCCGGACCTGGGCGATGTGATCCGCGACAATACGCTGATGCTGGTTTTGCTCGCGCTGGGCGATTCGCAAATGGGCGGGCCGATGGCTTCCTCACTGGGCCTGCCACGCGAAAAAGCGCGCGAAATTGCCACGCGCAGCCTGATTGCCGCACTAATGGCCGAAGCGGCGGCCTTTGCCGCGACCAAAGCAGCACAAGCCAAGGTTTAACTTTTCTCCATTAGGCGCTATGGGCGCGCCATGCATTTTCTCGATCAAGCAAAAATTTTCATCAAGTCCGGCTGGGGCGGTCCCGGTGCGGTCAGTTTCCGGCGCGAAAAATATGAGGAATATGGCGGCCCCGACGGCGGCAACGGCGGCAAGGGCGGCGACATCATCTTCGAAGCGGTAGCGGGCCTCAACACCCTCATCGACTTTCGCTATACCCAGCATTTCAAGGCACAGCGCGGCACGCCGGGCATGGGCAAGAACCGCTATGGCGCGGGCGGCAAAGACCTGATCGTCAAGGTGCCGGTCGGCACGCAGCTCCTGTCCGATCCCAAACCGATCGAAGGCAGCGAGGACGAAGACGGCATCCCCGATTATGAGGAGCAGGAAATCCTGGCCGACTTCACCGAAGTCGGGCAGCGCGTCACCTTCCTGCGCGGCGGCGACGGCGGGCGGGGCAACATGTCCTACAAGACCAGCACCAACCGCGCTCCGCGTCAGCATGGCACGGGCTGGCCGGGTCAGGAAATGTGGGTGTGGCTGCGGCTGAAACTGCTGGCCGATGTCGGGCTGGTGGGGATGCCGAACGCTGGCAAGTCGACGCTGATCAATCAGGTGACCAATACCAAGGCCAAGGTCGGCGCCTATGCCTTTACCACGACCAAGCCACAGCTGGGCGTGGTGCTGCACAAGCAGCGCGAATTCGTGCTGGCCGATATTCCAGGCCTGATCGCGGGCGCGGCCGAAGGCGTGGGGATCGGCGACCGCTTCCTGGGCCATATCGAGCGGTGCCGCGTGCTGCTGCACCTGATCGACGCGACGGGCGACGATCCGGTCGAGGCGTTCCATATCGTGCAGGACGAACTGTCCGCCTATGGCGAAGGGCTGGACGAAAAGCCGCAGATCGTCGCGCTCAACAAGGGCGACCTGCTCGGCCCGGAGCTGATGGAGGACATTGCCGACCAGTTGCGCGAAGAAGGCGTGGAGGATGTGTTCATCATCTCCGCCGGGACGGGCGACGGGGTCGAAGCGCTGCTGGACGCGATTCTGCCGATCGTGGGACAAGCGCTGGAGGATGCGGATCCTGACGGAGCCGAGGGCGAAGAAGGCGAAAGCACATGGTCGCCGCTCTGACCTTCATCCCCTCTCCTTCAGGGGAGGGGACCGAGGGGTGGGGGCGTACCGAAAGCGCGACGTCGGACCCCGTCGATAGCCCCCACCCCAACCCCTCCCCTGAACGAGAGGGGCTTTTTCGGATCGTTTCATGAACCCCCTCTCCGGCTTTCCCCCTGCGCTGATCCGCCGCCTTGTCATCAAGATCGGCTCTGCCCTGCTGGTCGATCCGGCAGGTGAGGTGCGCGTCGACTGGCTGCGCACGCTGGTCGCCGATGTCGCCGCGCGCAAGGCCGCCGGGCAGCAGATCATCATCGTCTCATCGGGTGCGATCGCGCTGGGCGCACGGCGGCTGAAACTGCCCAAGGGCGGACGTGGCAGCCTGGAAGATGCACAGGCGGCGGCGGCCACCGGGCAGATCGCGCTGTCGCAATGCTGGGCCAGCCTGCTGGACGAACGCGGCATCACCGCCGCGCAGATGCTGGTGACGCTGGACGATCTAGAAAATCGCCGCCGCTACCTGAACGCCTCGGCCACGCTCGACAGGCTGATGGCGCTGGGCGTCGTTCCGGTGGTCAATGAAAATGACAGCGTGGCGACGGCGGAAATCCGCTTTGGCGATAATGATCGGCTTGCGGCGCGTATCGGACAGGCGGCACGGGCTGACGCAGTTGTCCTGCTGTCGGACGTTGACGGGCTTTACACCGCCAACCCGCACGTCGATGCGAGCGCCATGCTGATCGACACCATAGAGCGCATCGACGCGCGAATCGCGGCCATGGCCGACAGCGGCTCCGCATCCGGCATGGGATCGGGCGGCATGACGTCGAAGATAGAGGCCGCGAAGATCGCAACAGGGGCGGGCGCGCATCTGGCCATCATATCGGGCAAGATCGACGCGCCGCTGACCCATTGGGCGGGCGGCGGCAAGGGGTCGATCTTCCTCGCCGCGCCGGCCAAGCGCGCGCGCAAGGGCTGGCTGGCCGGACGGTTGACGGTGCGCGGGCGCATCATCGTGGATGCAGGCGCGGAACGGGCGCTGGGCAAGGGCAACAGCCTGCTGCCCGCAGGGGTCGCCAGCGTCGAAGGGCTGTTCGCGCGGGGCGATGTGGTGGACATCGTGGCGACCGACGGCCGGGTGATCGCGCGCGGCCTGATCGAATATGACAGCGACGCCGCCGTGAAGATCGCGGGCAAACGCAGCGAGGATATTGCCATGCTGCTGGGGGAAATGCCCCGGTCGGTGCTGGTCCATCGCGACCATATGGCGATGGTATAATCTGTCATGGTTCTAAGAATTGCCATGACGGGCGCGACGGGTTTCGTCGGCGCGCAGACTTTGGACCTCGCGCTGGAGGCGGGGCTGCATGTCAGCGCCCTGACGCGCCGGGCGCAGCCACCGCGCGCCCGGTTGAAATGGGTGCCGGGGTCGCTGGACGAAGCACATGCGCTCGATACGCTGGTGCGCGACGCCGATGTGGTGATCCATATTGCAGGCGTCGTGAACGCGCCCGACCGCGACGGCTTCGAAGCGGGCAATGCGCGCGGCACGATGGCGGTGGTCGATGCCATGCGCAAACGTGGCGTGCGGCGGTTGATCCATATCTCCTCGCTCGCCGCGCGGGAACCGGGCCTGTCCGACTATGGCTGGTCGAAGGAACTGGCAGAACGGCATGTGAAGGCCAGCGGGCTGGACTGGACCATTGTGCGCCCGCCCGCCATTTACGGGCCGAACGACCGGGAAATGCTGGAACTGTTCCGCATGGCCAAACGCGGCATCATGCTGCTGCCGCCGGGCGGCCGCCTGTCGGTGATCCATGTGCGCGATCTGGCGCAGTTGCTACTGACGCTGGCGCAGGAACGGGATGTCAGCCTGGCGCACAGCTATGAAGTCGATGACGGCACGCCTGAAGGCTGGGATCATAAGGATTTCGGTGCGGCGATCGGGCGCGCGGTGGGGCGTGCGGTGCGGACGCTGGCGACGCCCGCCTGGCTGCTGGGCGTGGCGGCGCGGACCGACCGGATGATCCGGGGCAAGGGGGCAAAGCTGACCCCGGACCGGGTCGATTATTTCTGCCA encodes:
- the rplU gene encoding 50S ribosomal protein L21; translation: MFAIVRTGGKQYRVAAGDKIVVEKMAGEAGDKITLDDVLLAGEGGELKDVSGLTVAAEIIAQAKGEKVIVFKKRRRHNYRRKNGHRQRHTILKIVAIGA
- the rpmA gene encoding 50S ribosomal protein L27, which produces MAHKKAGGSSRNGRDSEAKRLGVKKFGGQEVIGGNIIIRQRGTRVYPGRNVGMGKDHTLFALGEGRVVFHAGKQGRKYVSVDAMAQAAE
- a CDS encoding GNAT family N-acetyltransferase; the protein is MFARTPRLILRPGWMEDAHALAHAIGDVSILRNLTRAPCPYGLADAQQFLALPHDPRLPRLLAFTRTQGAPRLVGGCGVTRADDGVPELGYWIARPYWGLGFATEAARAVIGMARAHGVTGIRAAHFADNPASGNVLRKLGFAYSGRIEWRFSPARQAQADCLLFEEGEMMRLCADPAMDLYGDALPAMAA
- a CDS encoding GNAT family N-acetyltransferase — protein: MTAPPILHTDRLILRAHAVADYPACQALWADRQVVRHIGGSPQDAQAVWFRLLRYAGMWSLLGYGMWVIEDRATGALLGEAGLLSAARGLPELDAVPEAGWVLGRQGWGQGIATEAMAAILRWADAHLDAPAIRCIIEPDHDASIRVAEKLGFVPLRDATLGAKPIRLFERHRALL
- a CDS encoding metal-dependent hydrolase, whose amino-acid sequence is MTPTDLTITPRDRRFGRGQGSARHWLNGDPIATAFFNALSITFPRGEAYFIDSVRAFRDDVPERLGREIAAFIKQEVVHSREHLAFNRQVSDNGYDVSVLDADVVRLLDLARQRPPIISLAATMALEHFTAILAHELLRDPRHLNGAEPEAAALWRWHAIEEIEHKGVAHDTWMHATRDWSRAKRWRIKALMMLIVTKHFLHHRARGMMKLLRQDGVTGVRAWGGLLRYALVRPGILRRVARPWIGYFLPGFHPWRVDDRALIALADSDYADARMVPTPA
- a CDS encoding TetR/AcrR family transcriptional regulator; this encodes MSIKRSRLSPDESRHAAVEAARILLIEAGPQAVTLKAVAGRIGRTHANLLHHFGSAAGLQKALAAHLGDTITATIGEAVDAARRGEVAPRLIVDMTFDAFDAGGAGALASWMLASGNEDALDPVVEAIHRLVDKLVATALTPDLGDVIRDNTLMLVLLALGDSQMGGPMASSLGLPREKAREIATRSLIAALMAEAAAFAATKAAQAKV
- the obgE gene encoding GTPase ObgE, with translation MHFLDQAKIFIKSGWGGPGAVSFRREKYEEYGGPDGGNGGKGGDIIFEAVAGLNTLIDFRYTQHFKAQRGTPGMGKNRYGAGGKDLIVKVPVGTQLLSDPKPIEGSEDEDGIPDYEEQEILADFTEVGQRVTFLRGGDGGRGNMSYKTSTNRAPRQHGTGWPGQEMWVWLRLKLLADVGLVGMPNAGKSTLINQVTNTKAKVGAYAFTTTKPQLGVVLHKQREFVLADIPGLIAGAAEGVGIGDRFLGHIERCRVLLHLIDATGDDPVEAFHIVQDELSAYGEGLDEKPQIVALNKGDLLGPELMEDIADQLREEGVEDVFIISAGTGDGVEALLDAILPIVGQALEDADPDGAEGEEGESTWSPL
- the proB gene encoding glutamate 5-kinase, with amino-acid sequence MNPLSGFPPALIRRLVIKIGSALLVDPAGEVRVDWLRTLVADVAARKAAGQQIIIVSSGAIALGARRLKLPKGGRGSLEDAQAAAATGQIALSQCWASLLDERGITAAQMLVTLDDLENRRRYLNASATLDRLMALGVVPVVNENDSVATAEIRFGDNDRLAARIGQAARADAVVLLSDVDGLYTANPHVDASAMLIDTIERIDARIAAMADSGSASGMGSGGMTSKIEAAKIATGAGAHLAIISGKIDAPLTHWAGGGKGSIFLAAPAKRARKGWLAGRLTVRGRIIVDAGAERALGKGNSLLPAGVASVEGLFARGDVVDIVATDGRVIARGLIEYDSDAAVKIAGKRSEDIAMLLGEMPRSVLVHRDHMAMV
- a CDS encoding SDR family oxidoreductase, with protein sequence MTGATGFVGAQTLDLALEAGLHVSALTRRAQPPRARLKWVPGSLDEAHALDTLVRDADVVIHIAGVVNAPDRDGFEAGNARGTMAVVDAMRKRGVRRLIHISSLAAREPGLSDYGWSKELAERHVKASGLDWTIVRPPAIYGPNDREMLELFRMAKRGIMLLPPGGRLSVIHVRDLAQLLLTLAQERDVSLAHSYEVDDGTPEGWDHKDFGAAIGRAVGRAVRTLATPAWLLGVAARTDRMIRGKGAKLTPDRVDYFCHPDWVAAAASHVPAQLWMPQVATEVGLKETADAYRAKGWL